The stretch of DNA TTGCACGGAGACCTCGCTGTCTGCTGAAAAGCGGCATAGAAATAACGTTCGCCCTTTCAAACCCCAGATCCTTATCTTTCACATACGCCATTTGCGCGTAAATAACGCTTGTCCCTGTGATCAGCGCGATTGAAATAGCAAATTGGACAACCACGAGCAGTTGCCTGATACGCGAAGTCTGCAAACCCGCATGCCGCGCCCCCTTTAACACCGTCACAGGTTGAAATGCAGAGAGAAAAAACGCCGGATAACTCCCGGCAACAATACCCGTAACAAGCGCGACACCAGCCAAACCCAGTATCGCAGAGATACTGGTGTATTCAACGACCAATTGTTGACCGATCAAACGATTAAAAAAAGGCAGAGAAAGTTCGACAAGAGAGACCGCAAACAAAAGCGCAATAAATGCCAGCAGTGCAGACTCACCTATAAATTGCCGAATCAATTGCAAGCGATAGGCTCCTACAACCTTTCTTATACCCACCTCCTTCGCACGCGCGGCAGAGCGCGCCGTCGAAAGATTCATAAAATTGATACAGGCGATCAAAAGCACGAAACAGGCGAGTGCGGCGAAGATATAGACGTGAACAATATCGCTATTCGGCTCGATCTCGTGACTCAAATGCGAGTAGAGATGGATTCTCGTAATAGGCTGCAAGAAAAATCTCACACCCATTCCGCGCGCTGCCAGTGCCTCCCCCATGTATTTTTTCACAAACGCGGGGAACTTATCCTCAAGCTCTTGGGGCGAATATCCCTTCGGAAGAAGCACATAGGTATAAAGCACCGGATTTGACAACCAATTCTTCAGAATAGCACCTGTCCCGCTCTCATGTAAACTCTCATATGAAGCCAGAATTTCGAATCTAAAATGAGAATTGCGCGGAATTTCCCGTATAATCCCGGTCACTGTGTAATGCTGCTGCACGACCGGCGTTACAAATGTGAGAACCTGACCCATAGGATCTTTTGTACCGAAATACTTGCGTGCCGCCTTCTCAGTAAGAACCACAGAATACGGCGCCTGAAGTGCCGTATGTCGGTCTCCCTCAATCATGGGAAAATCAAAAACATCAAAAACCGATGCATCCCCAAAAAAGATCGGCTCTTGAAAGCGGTTATTCTCATGAAAGATCACAGATGACCCACGCCCGAACTTGACGGTCTGGACAACCTCGGGAAATTCGACTCGTAAGGCAGGAGCCAATGGCTGCTGGGAAGTCGCCGTTGGCATAGCCTGTCCATCTGCAGCTATTCGCTCATGTGCAACCCTGTAAATCCGATCTGCCTTTTCATGATACGTATCATAACTGAGTTCAAACCTGACAAAACTCAAAATCAAGACACAAGTCGCTATACCAATCGCCAATCCCGCTATATTGACAAATGAGTAAACCTTTTGCCGAAACAGATTGCGCAAAGCGACGGTCAGATAATTTCTTAACATGGCCTCCCCTTTTTAAAATTGAATCAGCCTCTTCAACATAGACTTAGACAAGATGTTTTTTCTAAGGTTTCTAAAAAATCTTCTCATCCAGACCAATCTCGGGCTGCAATCCAACTTTTTTTACCGCAAAGTCCTTGTGTACTCAAAGGCTGTGTTTTATACTGTGCTTCAACCTGACGAGACTCCAATCTAACCGCACAAAAACAAAAGAGGCCGCGATGAACAACACCGCCACAATACACACCCGTGCATGGGCGGGTGATGAAGCCCTCACCCTCACCTTTCCCGAAGGCTGGACAGTCGAAACCTTTGGTCCACAGGAATGTCCTCAAGTCACCGCAGACCAGATCCAGACCGCCTTTGACAACCCCATCGGCACACCACGGATATCAGAACTCGCCAGAGGAAAAAACAGCGCCGCAATCATCGTAGATGACCTGAGCCGTCCCACACCCGCTGCCGAACTCATCCCCTATGTCCTCAAAGAACTCGAAACAGCCAGCATCCCTAAAAACCAAATCCGCTTTGTCGTAGGTGGGGGATCTCACCGTCCAATCGACGCGGAAGAAATCGACAAAAAAGTGGGCGCTGATATCGCCCGCGCATATCAAGTCACGAATCACTATTTCATGGGCGGAGACCTGCGCGCCCTGGGCAGCCTGGACAGCGGCCTACCCATTTACATCGACAGAGTTGTCGCAGATGCCGACCTCAAGCTCTGCGTTGGCGGCATCTATCCCCACGCCAACGTGGGATTTGGCGGCGGTGCCAAACTCATCTTGCCAGGCGTCTCGGGCTTTGCCACCATGTTCTACTTTCACACCTTTTACGCAAATCGGGGACACGCCAATATTGAACGACAGGGCGACGAACCCGACCATCGAGACGCCGCCGAAGCAGTCGCCAAAGTCCTGGGCCTCGATGCCGTCGTCAACGTAACACTCAACCGCAAACGCCAGATCACCGGTGTATTTGTGGGCGACTTCATCCAGGCGCAACGCACCGGCGCCCGATTCGCACTAAAAACCTACGCAACCCGGACACCCGAAACAGAACCTGACCTCGTCATAGCCAACGCCTATCCGCTCGACTACGACCCCGTACAAACCGCCAAAGCACTCTGGCCGCTTCGGCTCTTCAAAAACGCGTACAAAGTCGCCATCAATCCCGCCACCGATGGAATATGCCATCACGGACTGTACGACGAAATAGACTACGCGCGGTTTTGCAAACAGCAATCCCAACAGCCCCAGCAAGAACTCCCCGAACCCAAAATTGAAGGCCCGCACCAGACCCTGATGTGGTCTGAAAACTTCCCGGTTGACGAATTTTACAAACGCAATCCCGACGGCATTCTCTTCCGCGATTGGGACACACTCCGCAACCAACTCATTGAAAAATTGCCCGATAATGCCCGCGTCGCCGTTTTTCCAAATGCGGCCATT from Gemmatimonadota bacterium encodes:
- a CDS encoding FtsX-like permease family protein, whose amino-acid sequence is MLRNYLTVALRNLFRQKVYSFVNIAGLAIGIATCVLILSFVRFELSYDTYHEKADRIYRVAHERIAADGQAMPTATSQQPLAPALRVEFPEVVQTVKFGRGSSVIFHENNRFQEPIFFGDASVFDVFDFPMIEGDRHTALQAPYSVVLTEKAARKYFGTKDPMGQVLTFVTPVVQQHYTVTGIIREIPRNSHFRFEILASYESLHESGTGAILKNWLSNPVLYTYVLLPKGYSPQELEDKFPAFVKKYMGEALAARGMGVRFFLQPITRIHLYSHLSHEIEPNSDIVHVYIFAALACFVLLIACINFMNLSTARSAARAKEVGIRKVVGAYRLQLIRQFIGESALLAFIALLFAVSLVELSLPFFNRLIGQQLVVEYTSISAILGLAGVALVTGIVAGSYPAFFLSAFQPVTVLKGARHAGLQTSRIRQLLVVVQFAISIALITGTSVIYAQMAYVKDKDLGFERANVISMPLFSRQRGLRAKYESIKADFLQSPDLLSCTLSSHVPVPTRSTVFPLIRRSVHPEGVQGEMQVPGYAVDHDFIKTLGIEIIEGRDFSKDFTTDESEAVVVNETAVVHFGWSSPKEAIGKELVLIFRDSRPRTVIGVVKDFHVQSLYQQIEPMFLHILPSGGNYLLVRVRPNRSSDALNFLKEKWETYVPYSPFEYAFLDDYFERQYRADEQRGKMLGGLTALAICIACLGLFGLASYIAEQRTKEVGIRKVLGASVANIVLLFTKDFVKPVILANLLAWPVAYYAMSGWLHNFAYRIDLSIGFFILSGMLTLIIALLTVGWQAVRTAGANLVDSLRSE
- a CDS encoding DUF2088 domain-containing protein, whose protein sequence is MNNTATIHTRAWAGDEALTLTFPEGWTVETFGPQECPQVTADQIQTAFDNPIGTPRISELARGKNSAAIIVDDLSRPTPAAELIPYVLKELETASIPKNQIRFVVGGGSHRPIDAEEIDKKVGADIARAYQVTNHYFMGGDLRALGSLDSGLPIYIDRVVADADLKLCVGGIYPHANVGFGGGAKLILPGVSGFATMFYFHTFYANRGHANIERQGDEPDHRDAAEAVAKVLGLDAVVNVTLNRKRQITGVFVGDFIQAQRTGARFALKTYATRTPETEPDLVIANAYPLDYDPVQTAKALWPLRLFKNAYKVAINPATDGICHHGLYDEIDYARFCKQQSQQPQQELPEPKIEGPHQTLMWSENFPVDEFYKRNPDGILFRDWDTLRNQLIEKLPDNARVAVFPNAAIQISEK